From a single Podarcis raffonei isolate rPodRaf1 chromosome 10, rPodRaf1.pri, whole genome shotgun sequence genomic region:
- the RNF148 gene encoding RING finger protein 148 translates to MSMPGTAVGRGRATPLFYLHLGLLLALCMHSSGADAFWVANLNISFLVANRTLWEILENGVFARASPLKKVSGVVVPPEGLHQNVCSSLTHFKKPANGDSWLALIMRGRCSFAKQIMVAAEKGAAGVIIYNYPGTGNAIFPMHNFGAEDIVSVMISNLKGIDLLHLAQNGIQVRVTIDVGKHHYPWITHYMGTIFVFASLAVAYCTCYSAARLRRSRNPVQRWPQELDIGKAMNDLELRTLKKDDKEVGSSGESCAVCLEMYKPKDITRVLHCRHLFHKACVDPWLLNHQTCPVCKWDMLRMVGSIATEAESLGSQRPNEASPMISSPKQ, encoded by the coding sequence ATGAGCATGCCTGGGACAGCTGTTGGAAGAGGAAGGGCAACACCTCTTTTTTACCTGCACCTTGGGCTCCTCCTCGCCCTCTGTATGCACAGCTCGGGAGCTGACGCCTTTTGGGTTGCCAATCTTAACATTTCGTTCCTAGTAGCAAATCGGACTTTGTGGGAGATTTTGGAAAACGGAGTGTTTGCGAGAGCCTCTCCTTTGAAGAAGGtgtctggggttgtggtgcctcCGGAGGGTCTGCATCAAAACGTCTGTAGCTCTTTAACACATTTTAAGAAGCCAGCGAATGGGGACAGTTGGCTAGCTCTCATCATGAGGGGACGGTGTTCATTTGCAAAGCAAATCATGGTGGCCGCAGAAAAGGGAGCTGCCGGTGTGATCATCTATAATTATCCAGGTACAGGCAATGCTATCTTTCCCATGCATAACTTTGGGGCGGAAGATATTGTCTCAGTTATGATCAGCAACCTGAAAGGCATAGATCTTTTGCATTTGGCTCAGAATGGCATCCAAGTGAGGGTAACCATTGATGTTGGGAAGCACCATTACCCATGGATAACCCATTACATGGgtaccatttttgtttttgcctccCTCGCTGTGGCATATTGCACCTGCTACTCTGCCGCAAGGCTGCGGAGATCCAGGAACCCGGTCCAGAGATGGCCGCAGGAACTTGATATCGGTAAGGCCATGAATGATCTTGAGCTTCGCACACTGAAGAAGGATGACAAGGAAGTTGGGTCGAGTGGAGAGAGCTGTGCAGTGTGTTTGGAAATGTACAAGCCGAAAGACATAACCCGTGTCTTGCACTGCAGACATCTTTTCCACAAAGCCTGTGTTGATCCTTGGCTTCTGAATCACCAGACATGTCCTGTGTGTAAATGGGACATGCTCCGAATGGTGGGAAGCATTGCAACTGAAGCAGAGTCATTGGGTAGTCAAAGGCCAAATGAAGCTTCTCCCATGATCAGTTCTCCTAAGCAATAG